The following coding sequences are from one bacterium SCSIO 12741 window:
- a CDS encoding ligase-associated DNA damage response DEXH box helicase, with amino-acid sequence MSSKKSIYHDWFAHRGWKPFPFQERAREAYLKGNQGLVNAPTGSGKTYSLALPILEEFIHNHPEAQGKKWEKRPGLQAIWITPIRALTKEIEGAVSRAVQELDLDWRVAIRSGDTSQKEKADQKKQMPEFLITTPESIHILLAQKGYARHFKNLKAVVVDEWHDLLGTKRGVLVELLLSRLRGLNPALKTWGISATIGNLDQSLEVLLGKAFDPEKHHIIQSRIKKKIVVETLMPDEIEEFPWSGHIGIRLLKKVIPIIRKSKSTLIFTNTRSMAEIWYQRLLAEEPELAGVMAMHHGSISKEIRFWVEDALYDGQLKAVVCTSSLDLGVDFRPVENIVQIGSPKGVSRFMQRAGRSGHQPGATSKIWFVPTHSLEIVESAALRYAMEQEMIEDRTPYVRSFDVLVQYLVTLAVSDGFYQEELYAEIKGTHCYSTVSEREWNWVLDFITSGGQSLSQYPDFHKVVVQEGLFKVVSRKVAQRHRLSIGTIVSDVMMTIKYKRGKRIGNVEEWFIARLNPGDVFWFAGRNLELVKIRDLTVEVIDSKQKTGKVPSWQGGRMPLSSQMSATLRDQLNRIANGEQDSLELTTLQPLVAIQQERSIVPNENQLLIEKTYTEEGCHVFVFPFDGRNVHEGMAALLAYRISLLQPISFSMAMNDYGFELLSDQDIPIETAIDSDLLSSDYLREDIQRSLNATEMARRRFRDIASIAGLIFQGYPGKQKKTRHVQASSSLFFDVFNEYEGDNLLLLQAYEEAMEFQLEEARLRQVLDRIAQQEIVLTYPDNPSPFAFPIMVDRLREKITSETLADRIKKMQVSFR; translated from the coding sequence GTGTCCTCCAAAAAATCCATTTATCACGATTGGTTTGCCCATAGAGGCTGGAAGCCTTTTCCTTTTCAGGAACGGGCCCGTGAAGCCTATTTAAAGGGAAACCAGGGATTGGTAAATGCGCCAACTGGTAGTGGTAAAACTTACTCCTTGGCCTTACCCATTTTGGAGGAATTTATTCACAATCACCCGGAGGCTCAAGGTAAGAAATGGGAGAAACGTCCAGGGCTACAGGCTATTTGGATTACCCCAATTAGAGCCTTAACCAAGGAAATTGAAGGAGCGGTAAGTCGAGCTGTTCAGGAGTTGGATTTGGATTGGCGGGTTGCGATTCGTTCAGGAGATACGTCCCAAAAGGAAAAGGCGGATCAGAAAAAGCAGATGCCCGAATTTCTCATTACTACTCCAGAGTCCATTCACATCCTGTTGGCTCAAAAGGGCTATGCACGGCATTTTAAAAATCTGAAGGCCGTTGTAGTGGACGAATGGCACGATCTGCTTGGAACCAAGAGGGGAGTGCTGGTTGAGTTATTACTCAGTCGATTGCGTGGACTCAATCCGGCCTTAAAAACCTGGGGTATTTCGGCTACCATTGGAAACCTGGACCAATCGTTGGAAGTATTGCTGGGCAAAGCCTTTGATCCTGAAAAACACCACATCATTCAATCAAGAATCAAGAAGAAGATTGTAGTGGAAACCCTCATGCCCGATGAGATTGAAGAATTTCCCTGGTCGGGTCACATTGGCATTCGCTTGTTGAAGAAAGTGATTCCCATTATTCGAAAAAGTAAATCAACCCTCATTTTTACCAATACCCGATCCATGGCCGAGATCTGGTATCAGCGGTTGTTGGCTGAGGAGCCCGAACTGGCTGGAGTAATGGCCATGCATCATGGATCCATATCCAAAGAAATTCGGTTTTGGGTGGAAGATGCTTTGTATGATGGTCAACTTAAGGCTGTGGTGTGTACTTCGAGCCTGGATTTGGGTGTAGACTTTCGACCGGTCGAAAACATTGTTCAGATTGGGAGTCCTAAGGGCGTGTCGCGGTTTATGCAGCGGGCAGGTCGAAGTGGTCATCAGCCTGGAGCAACGAGTAAGATTTGGTTTGTGCCTACGCATTCTTTGGAAATTGTGGAGTCTGCCGCATTGCGCTACGCCATGGAGCAGGAGATGATAGAGGACCGAACGCCCTATGTGCGTTCCTTCGATGTGTTGGTGCAATACCTGGTAACCCTGGCTGTTTCGGATGGATTTTATCAGGAAGAACTGTACGCCGAAATTAAGGGTACACACTGTTATTCCACCGTTAGTGAGCGGGAGTGGAATTGGGTTTTGGATTTCATTACTTCCGGAGGCCAAAGCCTGAGTCAATATCCCGATTTTCACAAAGTAGTCGTGCAGGAGGGGCTTTTTAAAGTAGTTAGCAGAAAGGTGGCCCAGCGGCATCGACTTTCCATAGGTACCATTGTGAGCGACGTCATGATGACCATCAAATACAAACGGGGCAAGCGCATCGGCAATGTAGAGGAGTGGTTTATCGCTCGTTTGAATCCGGGTGATGTTTTTTGGTTTGCCGGCCGAAATCTGGAGTTGGTTAAGATCCGTGATCTCACTGTTGAAGTGATTGATAGCAAACAGAAAACGGGAAAAGTACCTTCCTGGCAAGGGGGCAGAATGCCTTTGTCTTCCCAGATGTCGGCAACCTTAAGGGATCAGCTCAATCGAATTGCGAATGGAGAGCAGGATTCTCTGGAATTAACCACTTTACAACCTTTGGTGGCCATTCAGCAAGAACGAAGTATTGTACCCAATGAGAATCAATTGCTCATCGAGAAAACCTATACTGAAGAAGGCTGTCACGTTTTTGTTTTCCCGTTTGACGGACGCAATGTTCATGAAGGAATGGCGGCCTTGTTGGCGTATCGGATCTCCTTACTGCAACCCATTTCTTTTTCCATGGCCATGAATGACTATGGCTTCGAGTTGCTTTCTGATCAGGATATTCCTATCGAAACGGCAATTGATAGCGACTTACTGAGCTCCGACTATTTGCGGGAAGATATCCAACGAAGTCTCAATGCTACGGAAATGGCTCGCCGACGCTTTCGGGATATTGCTTCTATCGCTGGGTTAATCTTCCAGGGTTACCCCGGTAAACAAAAGAAAACAAGGCATGTTCAAGCTTCTTCGTCGCTCTTTTTTGATGTTTTTAATGAGTATGAAGGAGATAACCTATTGCTGCTACAGGCCTATGAAGAAGCCATGGAGTTTCAACTTGAGGAAGCTCGATTGAGGCAGGTTCTGGACCGAATTGCTCAACAGGAAATCGTGCTGACCTATCCCGATAATCCGAGTCCCTTTGCTTTTCCAATCATGGTGGATCGCTTACGTGAAAAGATTACTTCCGAAACCCTGGCGGATCGAATTAAGAAGATGCAGGTATCATTCCGTTAA
- a CDS encoding OmpA family protein — translation MKFETYTSTLVSSTLVLFLGLLYSCSAQETGGYPKHYKTVESQSFAAGDTLVIEYLFELDGLKIGPSEWASSLYSFLSKHPEFDYVIVCHTDARGSEEANAELSTKRAERIKNEMVELGFPADRLRALGKGESDPVIKEETIAQLKTKEEKEKAHQLNRRTELILIKP, via the coding sequence TTGAAATTCGAAACTTACACCTCTACTCTCGTTTCTTCCACCTTAGTTCTTTTCCTGGGATTGCTATATTCCTGTTCGGCGCAGGAAACAGGGGGTTATCCAAAGCACTACAAAACCGTAGAGAGCCAATCCTTTGCGGCTGGGGACACTTTGGTAATTGAATACCTTTTTGAACTGGATGGATTGAAAATTGGTCCTTCCGAATGGGCGAGCTCCCTCTACTCCTTTCTATCCAAGCACCCTGAATTCGACTATGTGATTGTTTGCCACACGGATGCTCGAGGCAGCGAAGAGGCCAATGCCGAATTATCAACCAAAAGGGCCGAAAGGATCAAAAATGAAATGGTGGAACTCGGTTTTCCTGCCGATAGACTGCGCGCTTTGGGTAAAGGCGAGTCAGATCCTGTGATTAAGGAGGAAACAATCGCCCAGCTCAAAACCAAAGAAGAAAAAGAAAAGGCCCATCAATTAAACCGAAGAACGGAATTGATCCTGATCAAACCTTAA
- a CDS encoding inorganic phosphate transporter yields the protein METLLFTLVILMLALAAFDLVVGVSNDAVNFLTSAIGSRASTFKTIMIVASIGILVGAASSGGMIEIAKRGIFNPGFFTFQNVLFVYVVVMLTDILLLDLFNSLKLPTSTTISIVFELLGASLAISFLEVYNQDMALSQWLSFINTGKAVEMIIAIFISVILSFVIGWLMQFIIRALVSFKYKKYMKWGGSLFGGLSVLIVLNFIIRVGLKHSPLKDSGAVLWMTDHLLILFVVVFTIAFVSFFILSGGKKKVDIFQIITLLGTFALAMAFASNDLVNFIGVPVAGFEAFQFWKQSGQPADEYTLEVFNGPAGSTTSNPLFLYIAGIIMIITLWTSKKARNVIQTTVKLSQQSDSIERFQGNDLARSVVRFTSFIAYFVSALLPRTWRALINNRFELQPAKASPTRPAVAFDLVRASVNLMVAASLISVGTSLKLPLSTTYVSFMVLMGTSLADKAWNRDSAVYRVSGVLTVIGGWFITALSALSISALFAIICYQFDFVGVGAVVVVVLAGLFLVNRFTDNEVRQAVQVDLTAQWIEESPQEVGLRLKQVSAKTDRAFQLFVDQLILAVVNNNGRLLNTLQKDLQAKIEINHTYRSTIAQLIKDSDRARIDSGKLLIDFYILESEIWDELYISLKIARDHVLNLHGPLSEEQKNYLKKFSELLGQYINSIQPSAENENTSEIAREYLKRIQDHVEEAKYHQIQGLSERKYSFKNSQLFLSTLIRHLDAGDLIYRMHLLHLGGQYQENEEGLLTE from the coding sequence ATGGAAACCCTATTATTTACCTTAGTTATTTTAATGTTGGCGTTAGCCGCCTTCGATTTGGTTGTTGGTGTTTCCAACGATGCCGTCAATTTCTTAACCTCCGCTATTGGCTCCCGAGCCTCCACTTTCAAAACCATTATGATTGTAGCTTCCATCGGAATTCTGGTAGGCGCAGCCTCCTCCGGCGGAATGATTGAAATAGCCAAACGGGGAATCTTCAATCCCGGATTCTTTACTTTCCAGAATGTGCTGTTCGTCTATGTAGTGGTCATGCTCACAGACATTCTTCTCTTAGACCTCTTCAACTCCCTCAAGCTACCCACATCCACCACTATCTCCATTGTTTTTGAATTGTTGGGTGCTTCTCTGGCCATCTCCTTTTTAGAGGTATATAACCAGGATATGGCCCTGTCACAGTGGTTGTCCTTCATCAACACGGGCAAGGCCGTGGAAATGATCATAGCCATTTTCATTTCAGTTATCCTCTCATTCGTGATCGGTTGGTTGATGCAGTTCATCATTCGGGCGCTGGTCTCTTTTAAGTACAAGAAGTACATGAAATGGGGCGGATCTCTTTTTGGAGGATTATCCGTGCTCATCGTGCTCAACTTCATCATTCGAGTTGGCCTAAAGCATTCTCCGTTGAAGGATTCTGGCGCAGTTCTCTGGATGACCGATCACCTGCTAATCTTGTTTGTCGTAGTCTTTACCATCGCTTTCGTTAGTTTCTTCATTCTATCTGGCGGCAAAAAGAAGGTAGATATCTTTCAGATCATTACCCTTTTAGGGACATTCGCTCTGGCCATGGCTTTTGCGAGCAACGATTTGGTCAATTTCATTGGCGTACCAGTGGCCGGGTTCGAAGCCTTTCAATTCTGGAAACAATCCGGCCAGCCTGCCGATGAATATACCTTGGAGGTGTTCAACGGGCCAGCAGGATCTACCACCTCAAATCCCTTGTTTTTGTACATCGCCGGAATCATCATGATCATTACGCTCTGGACCTCCAAAAAAGCGAGAAATGTGATTCAAACAACGGTCAAGTTAAGCCAGCAATCAGATAGCATTGAGCGGTTTCAGGGCAATGATTTAGCTCGTAGCGTGGTTCGATTTACCAGTTTTATTGCCTATTTCGTTAGTGCCTTACTGCCTCGAACCTGGCGAGCCTTGATCAACAATCGTTTTGAGTTGCAGCCAGCAAAAGCATCCCCTACTCGCCCAGCCGTGGCCTTCGACTTGGTTAGAGCCTCAGTCAACCTCATGGTGGCAGCGAGTTTAATCTCCGTGGGTACGAGTTTAAAATTGCCCTTATCGACCACCTACGTCTCTTTTATGGTGCTGATGGGAACCTCGCTTGCCGATAAAGCCTGGAACCGGGATAGCGCCGTTTATCGAGTATCTGGAGTGTTAACTGTGATTGGAGGTTGGTTTATTACCGCCTTGTCAGCTTTGAGCATTTCGGCCCTGTTTGCCATTATCTGTTATCAATTTGACTTTGTAGGCGTAGGTGCCGTTGTCGTAGTTGTATTGGCTGGACTCTTTCTGGTTAACCGATTTACGGATAATGAAGTGCGCCAAGCCGTGCAGGTGGATCTCACCGCCCAATGGATCGAAGAATCTCCTCAGGAAGTAGGCTTGCGTTTGAAACAGGTCTCGGCTAAAACGGATCGTGCCTTTCAACTATTTGTTGATCAACTCATTCTGGCTGTAGTCAACAACAACGGTCGATTACTCAATACACTTCAAAAAGACCTACAGGCGAAAATCGAGATTAACCACACGTATCGCTCAACCATTGCTCAGCTTATAAAGGATTCAGATAGGGCTCGGATTGATAGTGGAAAGTTGCTCATTGACTTCTACATTCTGGAATCGGAAATATGGGACGAGCTGTACATCTCACTGAAAATTGCCCGAGATCATGTATTGAATCTACACGGTCCGTTATCCGAGGAACAGAAGAATTACCTGAAAAAGTTTTCAGAACTGCTCGGCCAGTACATCAATTCCATTCAACCTTCTGCGGAAAACGAAAACACTTCTGAGATTGCCCGGGAGTATTTGAAACGAATTCAGGATCATGTAGAAGAAGCCAAATACCATCAGATTCAGGGTCTTTCAGAAAGAAAGTATTCGTTTAAAAACAGCCAGCTTTTTCTCTCCACCCTCATTCGTCATTTAGATGCCGGGGATTTGATCTACCGGATGCATCTCTTGCATTTGGGCGGACAGTACCAGGAAAATGAGGAAGGCCTGTTAACGGAATGA
- a CDS encoding DNA mismatch repair protein MutS codes for MATSLQQFYEKRSEECKTEITQLTARIWKISGLRLLVFLLVVGGIYWVWDEWRIALAIGVGGMALFIYLVRITAELSTRKRFFQKKQAINEAEVKALAGDVSEFRDGLAYQSGDHAFSHDIDLFGQGSFFQYLNRSALPDGEQKLASWLLSNDIASIEEKQQVIQELKNEVEWRQNYSAHASLVKNEVSNESILSFLKDYKPFLGSSTVWLTWGFGILSAVVVALAALSVISGMMVFYWTLIGIGIVGRYFKSVSKLQNATTRIKSTFSQYSQLMEMIEGSSFQSKLLQEQSQRINQGEEKPSEILYKFSRALDQLDQRNNLLFAFVGNGFFLWDLIQARRIEKWIAQYGSLVEHWFDTVATFDAWHSLANYAYNHPDFTFPTLSSDELIRLDAEGMGHPLIHSSVRVDNDLKIDHRNFFIITGANMAGKSTFLRTVSLSMVMANSGLPVCAQKYLYRPIKLITSMRTTDSLQKDESYFFSELKRLKYIVDRMNQDEYFIVLDEILKGTNSEDKKNGSKKFVEKLVSTGSTGIIATHDLSLCEIADRIEAVKNYFFEARIENDELHFDYLIKSGICRNMNASFLLKKMEIV; via the coding sequence ATGGCCACGTCCCTTCAGCAGTTTTATGAAAAAAGAAGCGAAGAGTGTAAAACAGAAATCACTCAATTAACCGCTCGTATTTGGAAGATCAGTGGATTGCGCCTCTTGGTCTTTTTGCTCGTTGTTGGAGGAATCTATTGGGTTTGGGACGAATGGAGAATAGCACTGGCTATTGGCGTTGGAGGAATGGCGCTTTTTATCTACCTGGTGCGCATTACGGCAGAATTAAGTACTCGTAAACGGTTTTTCCAAAAGAAACAGGCTATCAATGAAGCTGAGGTTAAGGCTTTGGCGGGTGACGTTTCCGAGTTTAGGGATGGCTTGGCCTACCAATCGGGAGACCATGCTTTTAGCCACGATATTGATCTTTTCGGTCAGGGATCCTTTTTTCAATACCTCAATCGCAGTGCCTTGCCAGATGGCGAGCAGAAATTGGCGAGCTGGTTGCTATCTAACGATATCGCTTCCATTGAAGAAAAGCAGCAGGTTATCCAGGAACTGAAAAATGAGGTTGAATGGAGACAAAACTATTCGGCACATGCTTCCTTGGTCAAAAACGAGGTATCCAATGAAAGCATCTTGAGCTTTCTGAAAGACTATAAACCCTTTTTAGGTTCGTCCACGGTTTGGCTTACCTGGGGTTTTGGAATCCTGTCAGCAGTGGTTGTAGCTCTGGCGGCCTTATCCGTTATTTCAGGCATGATGGTTTTTTACTGGACCTTAATCGGAATCGGGATTGTGGGTCGTTACTTCAAGTCAGTTTCCAAGTTGCAAAATGCGACTACTCGAATTAAATCTACTTTCTCTCAGTATTCACAGCTAATGGAAATGATTGAGGGGAGTAGTTTTCAATCGAAGTTGCTTCAGGAACAAAGCCAACGGATTAATCAGGGAGAGGAGAAGCCTTCTGAAATTCTTTACAAGTTTTCAAGAGCATTGGATCAACTTGATCAACGGAACAACCTTCTGTTTGCCTTTGTGGGTAACGGTTTCTTCCTCTGGGACCTGATTCAGGCCCGACGAATAGAAAAATGGATTGCCCAGTATGGTTCACTCGTTGAGCATTGGTTCGATACCGTAGCCACTTTCGATGCCTGGCATTCTCTCGCCAACTATGCCTACAATCACCCTGATTTCACGTTCCCAACTTTGAGCAGCGATGAGCTGATTCGATTGGATGCTGAAGGAATGGGCCATCCGCTAATTCACTCCAGCGTGAGGGTAGACAATGATTTAAAAATTGATCATCGCAATTTCTTTATCATCACCGGTGCCAACATGGCGGGTAAGAGTACCTTCCTGAGAACGGTTTCATTATCTATGGTAATGGCCAATAGTGGACTCCCAGTGTGCGCTCAAAAGTATTTGTATCGGCCTATTAAGCTCATTACGAGCATGCGTACGACCGATTCACTTCAAAAGGACGAATCCTATTTCTTTTCTGAACTAAAACGCTTGAAGTACATCGTGGATCGAATGAATCAGGATGAGTACTTTATTGTATTGGACGAAATCTTGAAGGGAACCAATAGTGAAGATAAAAAGAATGGTTCCAAAAAGTTCGTGGAAAAGCTGGTGTCCACGGGATCAACGGGAATTATAGCCACCCATGATTTAAGTTTGTGCGAAATTGCCGATCGGATAGAGGCGGTCAAGAATTACTTCTTTGAAGCCCGAATAGAAAACGACGAACTTCATTTCGACTACCTGATCAAATCCGGAATCTGCCGGAATATGAATGCCTCATTTCTATTGAAGAAGATGGAGATTGTTTAG